The window CGCGCGGACCAGGCGAGGCGCTTCGCGCGCGCGAGGTGGCCCCTCCCAGCCCGATCCCCTCGGGGCCGCCCTCGATGGCGGTGACCTGCTCCGCGAACGCCCGGAAGCCGAGCGCGTCGAAGAGCTCGCGGAGCCGCGCCGCGTCGGGCGCGCGGAGGGCGCAGGCGGCGAGGTCGAAGTCGATGGGCGCGTCGCGCGCGAGGGTCACCAGGCGCCGCGTCAGCGCCAGCTGTTCCGCGTGGGCGAGTAGGTTCTCGCGCAGCTTGGGCGTGAGCCGATCGGCGTTGGCGATGGCCGCCTCGGCCGTGCCGTACTCGTCGATCAACCTGACGGCCGTCTTGACGCCCACGCCGCGCGCGCCCGGCACGTTGTCGACCGGGTCGCCAACGAGCGCCTGGATCTCCACCGCCTGCTCGGGTCCGTAACCCTTCTCGGCGCGGAGCGTCACGTCGTCGAGCAGATCGCCCTTCGACGGGTCCCACAGCTTCACCTTGCGAGAGAGGAGCTGGTGCAGGTCCTTGTCCTTGCTGGCGACGCGGAGCTCGACTTCCTCCCCCTTGAGACGCTCGGCGATGGTGGCGATCAGGTCGTCGGCCTCGTACCCCTCGAGTTCGAAGACCGGCAGCCCGAAGGCGTCGATCACCTCGCGGATGCGCTCGTACTGCACCTGCAGGTCCTCCGGCGAGCGCTCGCGGTTGGCCTTGTACTCCGGGTAGAAGCCCTTGCGCAGCGTCGTGGCGTCGCTGACGTCGAAGGCGACGGCGAGGTAATCGGGCCTCTCGTTGCGGACGATGTTCAGCAGCATCTGCGTGAAGACGTACACGGCCTTCACTGGCTCACCGCCGGGGCTCGTGAGGTCCCTGAACGGCGCGTAGTAGGCGCGGAAGAGCTGCGCGTGGCCGTCGATGAGATAGAACGTCTTCATGTGGGGTTCCTTCCCGGCACCCGCCGCCGCTCCCGGCGGCGTCAACGGGCCGAACCGGATAGCATCGCAGCATAGCTGCCGACCAGGAGGCGACGTGGACTTCGAGAGACTAGGCGTTTTCTACCTCGGCCGCGAGGTCGACGCGGTGACCATGCGGCCGGGCGGCGACGCCCTGCTGTACGACTCGGCCGACCTCACCACGCACGGCGTCATCGTGGGGATGACGGGGAGCGGCAAGACGGGCCTCGGCATCGGCCTCATCGAGGAGGCCGCGTTGGACGGGATCCCCGTCCTGGCCATCGACCCCAAGGGCGACCTCACCAACCTCGCGCTCACGTTCCCGGACCTGGCGCCCGCCGACTTCGCCCCGTGGGTGAACCCGCGGGAGGCCGAGCGCCTCGGCCTGAGCGTGCAGGAGTACGCGGCCAAGCAGGCGGAACTGTGGCGCGACGGCCTTGCCGCCTCGGGCCAGGACGGCGAGCGGATCGCGCGCCTCCGGGAGGCGGCAGAGGTCGCCATCTACACCCCCGGCTCCAGCGCGGGCCGCGGCATCTCCGTGCTCCGCTCGTTCGCGGCGCCCAGCCGCGCCGTCATCGACGACCCCGACCTGCTGCGCGACCGCCTCGACGCGACCGTGACCAGCGTGCTGACGCTGATGGGTGAGAGCGCCGACCCGTTGAGCCGCGAGCACATCCTGCTCGCCAACGTCCTCGAGGCGGCGTGGCGCGCCGGCGAGGACCTCGGCATCGCCTCGCTCATCACGGCCGTGCAGCAGCCCCCGTTCACCAAGCTGGGCGTCATGGACCTCGACACGGTCTTCCCCGCCAAGGAGCGCCTGAAGCTGGCATTGAGCCTGAACGCCCTGCTGGCCGCTCCCAGCTTCGAGGCCTGGACGCGGGGCGAACCGCTCGACGTCGACGCGCTGCTCCACGCTCCCAGCGGCAAGGCGCGCGTCGCCGTCGTCTCCATCTCGCACCTGTCGGACGCCGAGCGGATGTTCTTCGTCACCCTGCTCCTCTCCGAGGTGGTCGCGTGGACGCGGGCACGGTCCGGCACCTCGTCGCTGCGGGCGCTCGTCTACGTCGACGAGCTGTTCGGTTACCTCCCGCCCGTCGCCGAGCCGCCGTCGAAGCGGCCGCTCCTCACGCTCCTGAAGCAGGCGCGCGCCTTCGGCGTCGGCCTGGTGCTGGCGACGCAGAACCCCGTCGACCTCGACTACAAGGCGCTGTCCAACGCCGGCACCTGGTTCGTGGGGCGGCTGCAGACGGAGCGGGACAAGCAGCGGCTGGCCGACGGCCTGAGCGGCGCGCTGGCGGGCTCGCTGTCGGCCGCGGAGCTCGCCGACGTCATCGGCCGCCTCCCGAAGCGGACCTTCCTGCTCCACAACGTGCACGCCAAGGGCCAGGCCCTGTT of the Trueperaceae bacterium genome contains:
- a CDS encoding DNA polymerase I, with the translated sequence MKTFYLIDGHAQLFRAYYAPFRDLTSPGGEPVKAVYVFTQMLLNIVRNERPDYLAVAFDVSDATTLRKGFYPEYKANRERSPEDLQVQYERIREVIDAFGLPVFELEGYEADDLIATIAERLKGEEVELRVASKDKDLHQLLSRKVKLWDPSKGDLLDDVTLRAEKGYGPEQAVEIQALVGDPVDNVPGARGVGVKTAVRLIDEYGTAEAAIANADRLTPKLRENLLAHAEQLALTRRLVTLARDAPIDFDLAACALRAPDAARLRELFDALGFRAFAEQVTAIEGGPEGIGLGGATSRARSASPGPR
- a CDS encoding ATP-binding protein; protein product: MWGSFPAPAAAPGGVNGPNRIASQHSCRPGGDVDFERLGVFYLGREVDAVTMRPGGDALLYDSADLTTHGVIVGMTGSGKTGLGIGLIEEAALDGIPVLAIDPKGDLTNLALTFPDLAPADFAPWVNPREAERLGLSVQEYAAKQAELWRDGLAASGQDGERIARLREAAEVAIYTPGSSAGRGISVLRSFAAPSRAVIDDPDLLRDRLDATVTSVLTLMGESADPLSREHILLANVLEAAWRAGEDLGIASLITAVQQPPFTKLGVMDLDTVFPAKERLKLALSLNALLAAPSFEAWTRGEPLDVDALLHAPSGKARVAVVSISHLSDAERMFFVTLLLSEVVAWTRARSGTSSLRALVYVDELFGYLPPVAEPPSKRPLLTLLKQARAFGVGLVLATQNPVDLDYKALSNAGTWFVGRLQTERDKQRLADGLSGALAGSLSAAELADVIGRLPKRTFLLHNVHAKGQALFQTRFVMSYLAGPLTRDQLKGLEAAAPVPDGTSAPVGAGGPAATSPGSPGVATAAPAAAAEAATTERPFLPPHVPQLFAPARTPAGARYFPMALGVADVHYESKTHGVSADRRISRLTELREGVVAVDFTEGEPADVDLGSLAREPAAGVSWGAFPAVDTSAAAVKRWADGFERWVRVDGALTLASHKELKLVAAPGESEQEFRLRCSQALRERRDAQLDKVRARYAGKLATLQRRALSQEQAVARQAQQAQARNIDTVVSIGAAILGAFGRGRGISASQVGTAVRKGARVGTDQGDVARARESLAHTRQEIADLEAALEGELAAIGATSVRAETIELDSVTVKATSRDVATRFVGVVWLPYLRGADGRWSVRA